Genomic DNA from Clavibacter michiganensis:
GTCGCGTTACTCCACGGACACGGCTCCGCACACCGCGTCGAGGCGGATCAGCGCTTGGCGGCGTAGTCGGCGCCGAGGACGGCCGTGAGCTTCGACGCCTGGGTGCCCGATGCGCCCGCCGCCGGGCGGAACTGCTCGGACTGCGCCACGTCCCCCACGCCCAGCTCCGCGACGAGGCCCCGGGCAGCGCCCTCGTCCGCCGCGTCGTAGTAGTAGACGGTGGTGGTGGCGATGTCGGTCGAGCTCGCGTTCAGACGCGATCCGATCGCCCAGCCCTTCGTCTGCAGCGCGGTCGCGGCTCGGGCGGAGAGACCCGATGTCCTCGTGCCGTTGAGGACCGTCACGACCATGCCGGGCACGGTGGTGGGAGCGACGGTCGGCTCCTCCGTGGGCGCCGCCTCCTCCGAGGCGCCGCCGCTCGGGATGATGTCGGTGAACGAGACGCGATCGTCGATGACGAAGAGCCCCACGACGCCGAGGCCCACGAGCAGGCCGGTCGCGAGCGCCGCCCAGGCGAAGGCGCGGAAGCGGTGGTGGCGCGGACGGGGCGCGCGGTGCGCGCCCACTCGGCTCAGGTCGCCGGGGACCTCGTCGAAGCGGTCGGGAGCGTGGGAGGGCATGCGGGTCTCGTGTCTCCTCGGTGGGGCGCGGGTCAGCGCGCGGTCGGTCGGTGCGGGAGACCGGTGGGCAGGGCGCGGGCGGCTCGAGCGGCGGCGCGCGTCTCGCGGAGGCGCAGGAGGCGTCCGACGAGCAGGGGGTCGTAGGCGAGGGCCTGACGCGTCTCGAGGAGGGACCCGAGCAGCTGGTAGTAGCGCGTGGCGGAGAGGCCGAAGGTCTGGCGGATGGCCTCCTCCTTCGCCCCGGCGTGGCGCGTCCAATCCCGCTCGAAGTCGAGGACCGCGCGGCCGCGCGCGTCGAGCTCGACGACGGGGTGCGTCCCGGCCGCCGGAGCGGTCGCGGGACGGGTCTCGCGCTGGTCCACGGCATGCTCCTTCCCCGACATCCCCCACATACTAGGTGCGGCTCGCTGAGCGCCCCGCGCAGGTCCCCGGGGTGTCCGCGCGACGCGACCGGCAGCGCGACCCGGGCCCGCATCCGCTCGCGTCCCGGGCCGGATCGTCCCCCGCATGCAGGAATCGACGGGGCCCGCCAGCGGTTGACCATGGAGGCGCGCTGGGACGCCGCCCCTAGGATCGACCAGCGAGAAAGGACCCGCACATGGCCTACGAGATCGAGAAGACCGACGACGAGTGGCGCCAGGAGCTCTCCCCGGAGGAGTACGCGGTGCTGCGCCAGCAGGCCACCGAGCGCCCCTGGACCGGCGAGCTGCTGGACGAGGAGCGCACCGGCGTCTACGGCTGCAAGGCCTGCGGTGCCGAGCTCTTCACGAGCGACACCAAGTTCGACTCCCACTGCGGGTGGCCGAGCTTCTACGCGCCCAAGGAGAGCGACGCCGTCAAGCTGTACACCGACACGAGCCTCGGCATGAAGCGCGTCGAGGTCGTCTGCGCCCGCTGCGGTTCGCACCTCGGGCACGTGTTCGACGACGCGCCGCAGACCCCCACCGGCGACCGGTTCTGCATGAACTCGGTCTCCATGTCGTTCCGCACCGCGGAGTGACCGGCGTGCCGCGGCATCGGGCGGGCGGCACCGCCGACCCGTCCGGGCCCGGCATCCCCGCGCACTCCGGACCCGTGCTGGAGGCGCTCCGCGATCGGCGGTCTCGCTCGTCCGTGGGCGACGCGGCTCCGACGCACGAGGACCTCGTGCCGCTCGTCGAGGCGGCCTCCCGGCTCGCGGACCACGGCGCGCTCCGCCCGTGGCGGGTCATCGAGATCCGCGGCGGCGCGCGCGACCGCCTCGGCGCGGCCATGGACGAGGCCGCGGGCGATCCCGGGTCCGGCAAGCACCGCAAGAAGACCCACCGCGCGAGCCTGCTCGTCGCGGTCGTCGTCTGCCGCACCCCGAGCCGCAAGGTGCCGGACTGGGAGCAGGAGGCGGTCGCCGCCGGCGTCGCGCATGCGGTCACCCTGCTGCTCGAGGAGCGGGGATGGGGCGTCTTCTGGCGCACGGGCGGCCTGACGCGCAGCGAACCCGTACGGCGCATGCACGGTCTGCGCGAAGGCGAGGACCTGCTCGGCTGGCTCTACGTCGGCGACGTCGCGGCCGACGACAAGGGCCCCCGGTCGACCGTCGACGGCGAGCGGATGATCACCGTCCTGGACTGAGCGACCGGCATCGAGAGCCGGCCACGGGACTCGAACCCGTAACCGCCGCATTACAAGTGCGGTGCGCTACCAATTGCGCCAGGCCGGCCGACGGACCTCGCGGACCGTCGCTCCATCATACGAGCAGCGCTACGGCGCGCTCGTCGGCGTCTCGGACGGCGCGGGCGTCGGGGTGGGCGTGGTCGTCGCGTCCTGGCCCGCGGCCTGGAGCACGAACGCGGCGAACGCCTTCGCGTCGTCGGGCTGGCCGGTGTACTGGCGGTCGCCCACCACGATGATGGGCGCGCCCACGACCTTGTCGACGTTCGAGTCCGGGATCTCGCCGTCGAGGACGCGATCGGTGGCGGCGTTGACCCACGACTGGAACCGCTGGTCCGAGACGCACTTCGCGACGTCGGCCGATCCCGCCCCCGCCTGCCCGGCGAGCTCGACGATGCGATCGTCGCTGAGGCCCGTGCTCTGCTCGGCGGGCTGCTCCGCGAACAGGGCGGAGTTGAAGGCCCAGAAGTCGTCGGGCGCGGAGTCGGCGACGCACGCGGCGGCGTTCGCCGCACGCAGCGAGTAGGCCTGCGACTTGCTGGTGAGGATGGCGACGGGGTGGATCTCGACGGTGGCGGCGCCCGACTGGAGCCAGCCCTCCATCTGCGCGCCGTTGGTGTCCTGGAACTCCTTGCACGCGGTGCAGAGGTAGTCGACGTAGACGCGGATGCGGGCGACGCCGGCCGCATCCGACTCCGTGGGAACCGGATCCTGTTCAGGGTCGAGCGCCTGCGTGGGGACCGCGGCGAGGTCCTTGCCGATGAGGATCCCGTCGCTCGCCATGTTCTGGGGGCCGGGTCCCGCGGGTCGGGCGCCCTGGACGACGACGAGCCCCACCACCACGACCACCGCGATCAGAGCCGCGGCGATGCCGCCGCGGATGGCGTAGCGGCCGAACACGTCCCGCCGCCGCTGCTTCATCCGGTTGAGCCGCGCCTTCTCGCGCGCGGCCTCGCGGCGTCGTCGGTGACCGCCGTGCGGTTCGTGCGCGGGCGGCGTGCTGCTCATGGGTCCTCGCTCAGGGGGATGGGAGTCGGGTGCGGGCGGGCTCCCGGACGACCTCAGGACTCTAGGCGGCCAGTCTGGGAAAGCGGTGACGCGTCGGGCGCGGGTGCATCGCCGCAGGAGACGATACAGGGCCGCCGCACCCTGTCCCCGGGTGAGGGAATAGCCGCCGATCGGCATCGTGCCGGGCTTCCCGCCCACAGACCCGCGTGCAATACTCATCGGGTGGTCGTCGTCGCCCACAGCGATGAGCCATGAGCATCACATCCATCACCACGGATCGTCGGGCACGTACCTGCCCGTGAAGGAGAACACCGAAATGGCATCTGTAACTTTCGACAAGGCCACGCGCCTGTACCCGGGCTCGACGCGCCCCGCGGTCGACCAGATCGACCTGGAGGTCGCCGACGGCGAGTTCCTCGTCCTCGTCGGCCCGTCCGGCTGCGGCAAGTCGACCACCCTCCGCATGCTCGCGGGCCTCGAGGAGGTCAACGACGGCAACATCTTCATCGGCGACCGCAACGTCACGGACGTCCCGCCGAAGGACCGCGACATCGCGATGGTCTTCCAGAACTACGCGCTGTACCCGCACATGACGGTCGCCGAGAACATGGGCTTCGCGCTCAAGATCGCCGGCGTCGGCAAAGACGAGCGCGCCACCCGCGTCCTCGAGGCCGCGAAGCTCCTCGACCTCGAGCCCTACCTCAGCCGCAAGCCCAAGGCCCTCTCCGGCGGCCAGCGCCAGCGCGTCGCCATGGGCCGCGCCATCGTGCGCCAGCCGCAGGTGTTCCTCATGGACGAGCCGCTGTCGAACCTCGACGCCAAGCTCCGAGTGCAGACCCGCACCCAGATCGCCTCGCTCCAGCGCCGCCTCGGCGTCACCACGGTCTACGTCACGCACGACCAGACCGAGGCCCTCACCATGGGCGACCGCATCGCGGTCCTCAAGGACGGCGTCCTCCAGCAGGTCGGCACCCCGCGCGACCTGTACGAGAAGCCGCAGAACGTGTTCGTGGCCGGCTTCATCGGCTCGCCCGCGATGAACCTCTTCACCGCGAACGTGGTCGACGGCGGCGTGCAGTTCGGCACGGCCGTCGTCCCGGTCGAGCGCGACGTGCTCACCAACGCGACCGGCGGATCCGTCACCATCGGCGTCCGCCCCGAGGACGTCGTCGTCAGCACCTCGCAGGGCCAGGGCCTCTCGGTCACGGTCGACCTCGTCGAGGAGCTCGGCGCGGACGGCTACCTCTACGGCCACACCGACATCGAGGGCAAGCGCACCGACCTCGTCGCGCGCGTGGACGGCCGCCTGCACCCGAACGCCGGCGACACCGTCTTCATCACGCCGCAGCCCGGTCACCTGCACGCCTTCGACGCCGAGAGCGGCCTCCGCCTCAACGCGCCGGTCGCCGCGAGCTGATCGACCTCCCGCACGACCGCTGCCGCGGTCCCCACGCTCCCTCGACGGGAGCACCGGGGGCCGCGGCAGCCGCGTTTCCGGGGTCGGGTAGGGTCGCAGCATGGCCGGATCCCTGAACATCACCTCGGCGACGGTCGATCCCGCGCTCCTCGACCTGCCGTGGCAGCTGCCGCTCGACGAGTGGCCCTCCTCGGCCATCGCGACCCTCCCGAAGGGCATCTCGCGGCACCTCGTGCGCTTCGCGAACCTGTCCGGCTACGTCATCGCCATCAAGGAGACGACCGACGAGATGGCCCGCGGGGAGTACGACATGCTGCGCACGCTGCAGCGGCTCGAGATCCCGTGCGTGGAGCCCGTCGCGGTGATCACGAACCGCACCGACGAGGACGGCGACCCGCTCAAGTCGGTGCTCGTCACCCGGCACCTCAAGTTCTCGCTCCCCTACCGGGCGCTCTTCTCGCAGCAGCTGCGACCGGACACGGCGACGCGCCTCGTGGACGCCCTGGCCGTGCTGCTCGTGCGGCTGCACATGATCGGCTTCTTCTGGGGCGACGTCTCGCTCTCCAACACTCTCTTCCGCCGCGACGCGGGCGCGTTCGCCGCCTACCTGGTGGACGCGGAGACCGGCAAGCTGTTCAACGGCGGCCTCTCCAACGGCCAGCGCGAGAACGACCTCGAGATCGCCCGGGTCAACATCGCGGGCGAGCTCATGGACCTCGAGGCCGGGGGCCGGATCGAGGAGGGCCTCGATCCGCTCGAGACCAGCACGCGCATCGTGGCCCAGTACCGCACGCTCTGGAAGGAGCTCACCGGCCGCGAGGAGTTCCCGACCTCGGAGCGCTGGCGGATCAACGAGCGCGTCGACCGCCTCAACGACCTCGGCTTCGACATCGAGGAGCTCGCGATCCGCACGACCGCGGAGGGCTCGCAGGTGCGGATCCAGCCCAAGGTCGTCGACGCCGGGCACCACCAGCGCCGGCTGCTGCGCCTCACGGGCGTCGACGCGCAGGAGAACCAGGCGCGTCGCCTGCTCAACGACCTCGACTCGTACACGGCGACGTTCGACAAGCAGGACCTCGACGAGGAGATGGTGGCTCACGAGTGGGTCGCGCGCGTCTTCGAGCCCGTCGTGCGGGCGATCCCCCGCGACCTCCGCGGCAAGCTCGAGCCCGCCGAGATCTTCCACCAGCTGCTCGAGCACCGCTGGTACATGTCGCAGAAGCTGAGCCGCGACATCCCGCTCGCCGAGGCCGTCACCGCGTACGTGCAGGACATCCTCCGGCACCGGCGCGACGAGGCGACGGTCATCGACCCGCCGACCGAGTCGATCGGCGTCATCGAGGACGAGTCGGACGTGCCGATCACCGAGGCCGAGGCCGCGGAGGACTGGCGCACGAAGGTCTGACCCGCCGTGGCGCGGGCCACGACGACGAGGAGCCGGGACCCTGGGGTCCCGGCTCCTCGTGCGTGCGGCGCTACTTCCGCGTCGCGGCCCGCAGCTTCCCGATCTCGTAGAGCGTGACGCTCGCGGCGATGCCGGCGTTGAGCGACTCGGTGGAGGCGCCGATCGGGATGGAGACGACGGTGTCGCACGTCTCGGTGACGAGGCGCGAGAGGCCCTTGCCCTCGGATCCGACGACGACCACGATCGGCCGGTCGGCGAGCGTGAACTCGTGCAGCGACATGTCGCCGCCGCCGTCGAGGCCGACCACGAAGACGCCGCGCTGCTTGAGCGCCTTGAGCGTCTGCGTGAGGTTCGACGCCATGGCGACGGGCGTGCGCGCGGCGGCGCCCGCCGAGGTCTTCCACGCGCTGGCGGTGAGGCCGACCGAGCGGCGCTGCGGCACGATCACGCCGTGGCCGCCGAACGCGGCGACCGAGCGGATGATCGCCCCGAGGTTGCGCGGGTCGGTGATGCCGTCGAGGGCGACCATGAGCGGCACCTGGCCGCGCGAGATGGTCTTGTCGAGCAGCTCGATCGCGTCCGCGTACTCGTACGGCGGCACCTTGAGCGCGAGGCCCTGATGCACGGCGTCGTGGCCGGCGATGCGGTCGAGCTCGGGGCGCATGACCTCGAGCACGGGGATCCCGCGCCCGGTGGCGAGCGACAGCACCTCCTTGACGCGGTCGTCGTACTCGATGCGCGACGCGATGTAGAGCGCGGTCGCGGGGATCTTGGCCCGGAGCGCCTCGACGACCGAGTTGCGGCCGGTCACGACCTCGGACTCGTCCTGCTGCTTCGCGCGGCGGGCGCGCGGGGCGTCGGCGCCGGCGGGGCGGTCGGTCGCGCGGGCGCGCGGCGCCGCGGATCGGGGTGCGGCGGAGCGCTCGGCGCGCTCGTCACGGCCGCGGTTGGCGCCCGCGGACGCCGCCTCGTACCGGTCCTTCGCGAGCTTGCGCTTGCCGGCGGGGTGGTACGGCCGGTCCTCGGCCTTCGGCGTGGGCTTCTTGCCCTCGAGGGCCTGCCTGCCCTGCCCGCCCGACCCCTTGAGCGGGCCCTTCTTGGTCTTCCGTACCGCGCCTGAGCGGCTGGGCTTATTCGCCATCGATGCTCCAATGCGACCCGCCAGGCGAGTCCTCTATCGTGATGCCGGCCTCGGCCAGCTCCTGTCTGATGCGGTCGGCGAGGGCGAAGTCCCTGGCCTCCCGCGCGGTCTGTCGCTCGGCGATCCGGTGCTCGACCAGCGCCTGCAGCGCACGGCGCGCGGGCTGGTCGGACGCGGTGCGCCACTCGTCGGCCAGCGGGTCGATCCCGAGCACGCCCACCATCGCGGAGACGTCGGCGCGCAGCGACGCGGCCTCCTGGAGGTCGCCGGCGTCGAGGGCGGCGTTGCCCGCGCGGACGGCGTCGTGCAGCACGGCGAGCGCCTGCGGGACGCTCAGGTCGTCGTCCATCGCCTCGGCGAACTCCTGCGGGACGGCCGCGGGCGCGCCGTCCGTCGCGGCGGGCACGGCCTGGAAGCGCGTGCCGGCGAGGCGGCGGGCGCTGCGGTCGAGGAAGGTCTCGATGCGGTCGAGAGCGGCCTCCGCCTCGGCGAGGGCTCCGTCGTGGAACTCGAGGGTCGACCGGTAGTGCGCGGATCCGAGGAAGTAGCGGACCACGACCGGCCGCGCGGAGGCGAGCAGGTCGGCGGCGAAGAGCGAGTTGCCGAGCGACTTGCTCATCTTCTGGCCGGCCACGGCGACGAGGCCGTTGTGCAGCCAGTAGCGGGCGAACGGATCCCCCGCCGCGCGGGACTGCGCGAGCTCGTTCTCGTGGTGCGGGAAGCGGAGGTCGAGGCCGCCGCCGTGGATGTCGAACTCGGCGCCGAGGTAGCGCGTGGACATGGCCGAGCACTCGATGTGCCACCCGGGGCGGCCGGCGCCCCACGGCGACGGCCACGACGCGCTCGCGGGCTCGCCGGGCTTCGCGCCCTTCCAGAGGGCGAAGTCGCGCACGTCGCGCTTGGCGCGCGGGTCCGCGTCCGTGGCGGCCTCCATGTCGGCGGCGCGCTGGCGCGTGAGCTCGCCGTACTCGGGCCAGGAGGCGGTGTCGAAGTAGACGTCGCCCGATGCGTCGTCGGCGGCGTACGCGTGGCCGCGCTCGACGAGCCGCCGGATGATCTCCTGCATCTCGCCGATGCTCGCGGTGGCGCGCGGCTCGTAGCTGGGCGGGAGGATCCCGAGGGCCGCGTACGCGCGGGAGAACGCGAGCTCGACGCGGTAGGCGAGCGCCCACCACTCCTCGGTGCCGCCGGCCTCCTGGCCGCGCCGGGCGTTATCGATGACCTTGTCGTCGATGTCGGTGACGTTGCGGACGAGCGTCACGTCGAGCCCGCGGTGGGTGAGCCATCTGCGCAGCTGGTCGTACGCCAGCGCGCTCCGGAGGTGGCCGATGTGCGGCGCCGACTGCACCGTGGGACCGCAGACGTAGATGCCGACCCTGCCGTCGACGAGCGGCACGAAGTCCCGGAGGGACTGCGTCCGGGAGTCATGGAGGCGCAGGGTCACAGAGAGATCCTAGTCAGCGCGCATCCGCGCCCCCGCCGGATGACGGGCCGGGACGGCGGTCGACGACCGGCGTGACGACGCGGTCAGAGGCGCTCGACGAGGGCCGTCGCGACCGCGGCGACGCCGTCGCCGCGCCCCGTGAAGCCGAGCCCGTC
This window encodes:
- a CDS encoding DUF4032 domain-containing protein, giving the protein MAGSLNITSATVDPALLDLPWQLPLDEWPSSAIATLPKGISRHLVRFANLSGYVIAIKETTDEMARGEYDMLRTLQRLEIPCVEPVAVITNRTDEDGDPLKSVLVTRHLKFSLPYRALFSQQLRPDTATRLVDALAVLLVRLHMIGFFWGDVSLSNTLFRRDAGAFAAYLVDAETGKLFNGGLSNGQRENDLEIARVNIAGELMDLEAGGRIEEGLDPLETSTRIVAQYRTLWKELTGREEFPTSERWRINERVDRLNDLGFDIEELAIRTTAEGSQVRIQPKVVDAGHHQRRLLRLTGVDAQENQARRLLNDLDSYTATFDKQDLDEEMVAHEWVARVFEPVVRAIPRDLRGKLEPAEIFHQLLEHRWYMSQKLSRDIPLAEAVTAYVQDILRHRRDEATVIDPPTESIGVIEDESDVPITEAEAAEDWRTKV
- a CDS encoding nitroreductase family protein, with amino-acid sequence MPRHRAGGTADPSGPGIPAHSGPVLEALRDRRSRSSVGDAAPTHEDLVPLVEAASRLADHGALRPWRVIEIRGGARDRLGAAMDEAAGDPGSGKHRKKTHRASLLVAVVVCRTPSRKVPDWEQEAVAAGVAHAVTLLLEERGWGVFWRTGGLTRSEPVRRMHGLREGEDLLGWLYVGDVAADDKGPRSTVDGERMITVLD
- the msrB gene encoding peptide-methionine (R)-S-oxide reductase MsrB translates to MAYEIEKTDDEWRQELSPEEYAVLRQQATERPWTGELLDEERTGVYGCKACGAELFTSDTKFDSHCGWPSFYAPKESDAVKLYTDTSLGMKRVEVVCARCGSHLGHVFDDAPQTPTGDRFCMNSVSMSFRTAE
- the cysS gene encoding cysteine--tRNA ligase; the encoded protein is MTLRLHDSRTQSLRDFVPLVDGRVGIYVCGPTVQSAPHIGHLRSALAYDQLRRWLTHRGLDVTLVRNVTDIDDKVIDNARRGQEAGGTEEWWALAYRVELAFSRAYAALGILPPSYEPRATASIGEMQEIIRRLVERGHAYAADDASGDVYFDTASWPEYGELTRQRAADMEAATDADPRAKRDVRDFALWKGAKPGEPASASWPSPWGAGRPGWHIECSAMSTRYLGAEFDIHGGGLDLRFPHHENELAQSRAAGDPFARYWLHNGLVAVAGQKMSKSLGNSLFAADLLASARPVVVRYFLGSAHYRSTLEFHDGALAEAEAALDRIETFLDRSARRLAGTRFQAVPAATDGAPAAVPQEFAEAMDDDLSVPQALAVLHDAVRAGNAALDAGDLQEAASLRADVSAMVGVLGIDPLADEWRTASDQPARRALQALVEHRIAERQTAREARDFALADRIRQELAEAGITIEDSPGGSHWSIDGE
- the rlmB gene encoding 23S rRNA (guanosine(2251)-2'-O)-methyltransferase RlmB → MANKPSRSGAVRKTKKGPLKGSGGQGRQALEGKKPTPKAEDRPYHPAGKRKLAKDRYEAASAGANRGRDERAERSAAPRSAAPRARATDRPAGADAPRARRAKQQDESEVVTGRNSVVEALRAKIPATALYIASRIEYDDRVKEVLSLATGRGIPVLEVMRPELDRIAGHDAVHQGLALKVPPYEYADAIELLDKTISRGQVPLMVALDGITDPRNLGAIIRSVAAFGGHGVIVPQRRSVGLTASAWKTSAGAAARTPVAMASNLTQTLKALKQRGVFVVGLDGGGDMSLHEFTLADRPIVVVVGSEGKGLSRLVTETCDTVVSIPIGASTESLNAGIAASVTLYEIGKLRAATRK
- a CDS encoding LytR C-terminal domain-containing protein, coding for MPSHAPDRFDEVPGDLSRVGAHRAPRPRHHRFRAFAWAALATGLLVGLGVVGLFVIDDRVSFTDIIPSGGASEEAAPTEEPTVAPTTVPGMVVTVLNGTRTSGLSARAATALQTKGWAIGSRLNASSTDIATTTVYYYDAADEGAARGLVAELGVGDVAQSEQFRPAAGASGTQASKLTAVLGADYAAKR
- a CDS encoding DUF3263 domain-containing protein, whose protein sequence is MDQRETRPATAPAAGTHPVVELDARGRAVLDFERDWTRHAGAKEEAIRQTFGLSATRYYQLLGSLLETRQALAYDPLLVGRLLRLRETRAAARAARALPTGLPHRPTAR
- a CDS encoding DsbA family protein — translated: MSSTPPAHEPHGGHRRRREAAREKARLNRMKQRRRDVFGRYAIRGGIAAALIAVVVVVGLVVVQGARPAGPGPQNMASDGILIGKDLAAVPTQALDPEQDPVPTESDAAGVARIRVYVDYLCTACKEFQDTNGAQMEGWLQSGAATVEIHPVAILTSKSQAYSLRAANAAACVADSAPDDFWAFNSALFAEQPAEQSTGLSDDRIVELAGQAGAGSADVAKCVSDQRFQSWVNAATDRVLDGEIPDSNVDKVVGAPIIVVGDRQYTGQPDDAKAFAAFVLQAAGQDATTTPTPTPAPSETPTSAP
- a CDS encoding ABC transporter ATP-binding protein, producing the protein MASVTFDKATRLYPGSTRPAVDQIDLEVADGEFLVLVGPSGCGKSTTLRMLAGLEEVNDGNIFIGDRNVTDVPPKDRDIAMVFQNYALYPHMTVAENMGFALKIAGVGKDERATRVLEAAKLLDLEPYLSRKPKALSGGQRQRVAMGRAIVRQPQVFLMDEPLSNLDAKLRVQTRTQIASLQRRLGVTTVYVTHDQTEALTMGDRIAVLKDGVLQQVGTPRDLYEKPQNVFVAGFIGSPAMNLFTANVVDGGVQFGTAVVPVERDVLTNATGGSVTIGVRPEDVVVSTSQGQGLSVTVDLVEELGADGYLYGHTDIEGKRTDLVARVDGRLHPNAGDTVFITPQPGHLHAFDAESGLRLNAPVAAS